The following are encoded in a window of Candidatus Jidaibacter acanthamoeba genomic DNA:
- the ispZ gene encoding septation protein IspZ, giving the protein MQKLIEKLCDFLPLLVFIIAYYKSDIITATTCLIIASLLSLSVIYIIKRKLPKVMVFSNIILIIFGGITVFSGDSTFIKIKPTILYLIFASILIYDLIAKKALLKHLFGQAFELDDKTYLNLSKQWLVFFITCAVLNEVIWRNFSERTWVSFKTFGVLGLTFVFTFLQVVALQKKSKTNIK; this is encoded by the coding sequence ATGCAAAAACTAATTGAAAAGTTATGTGATTTTCTTCCTCTGCTTGTATTCATAATAGCTTATTACAAGAGTGATATTATAACTGCCACTACTTGCTTAATCATTGCTTCCCTTCTTTCTCTCTCAGTTATTTATATTATAAAGCGCAAGCTACCTAAGGTTATGGTTTTTTCTAATATTATTCTCATAATTTTCGGCGGAATCACAGTCTTTAGCGGAGACTCCACTTTCATTAAAATTAAGCCTACAATATTATATTTAATCTTTGCTTCAATACTTATATATGATCTTATCGCAAAAAAAGCTTTATTAAAACATTTGTTTGGCCAAGCATTTGAGTTAGATGATAAAACTTATCTTAATTTATCAAAACAATGGCTGGTTTTCTTTATTACCTGTGCGGTTTTAAATGAAGTAATCTGGAGAAATTTCTCTGAAAGAACTTGGGTTTCTTTTAAAACTTTCGGGGTGTTGGGTTTAACTTTTGTCTTTACCTTTTTGCAGGTTGTTGCTTTGCAAAAGAAAAGTAAAACTAACATCAAGTAA
- a CDS encoding phosphoenolpyruvate carboxylase — MSTNKYNLKNLLFSTLQKVISTYYPTLLKLEEEFNCSKDKDTFFLKNTTNTEAIICLQQFIQYTTIKLLLNNLINNLEFVAEYKKKYDNFIINKDNIDSTTLLKKLTGITFDPVLTAHPTEPLSHEMLYKVSKLHIYLEENSASFDDKFVAALLLELIQTPLTPKCKLSVEDEVKDNLEYFYKLYQALPILINRIVETFSSSDIKTIKKHNFMRPRSWTGGDADGNPNITALTMINAVEAQSKAVIAWHIKVLNQLILKDIPDFGLYKNIMQLRLLLVQYHGDIKNIEENYKSFIAFFNNIMLKNEAALKQYPNIRTMLENFSMQLTTFGFHLALIDVRQNARVYDEVYLQISKFFKKPITYTDIIQDSSLKETLFKAFKENKFLKDYPLIQTEFLRIEAIAKFPRIFSNLIISDTQNISDILNPAALCRIFKVNPTIVPLFETIEAITNARSIMQACLNNSHYQDIQGNKPIKIMLGYSDSEKEAGIFILPLIEKVTTDIKKHFEKQNLELSIFHGNGLDLSRGGPTIFESEQTIQGNQKRYLFNTVDNTLIYFFHTLNFKLHKIEDTFLPEVTKLAESSVISFKDLFKEGDNLSSLENYLSSASPYWLFVKTNNFSSRPSSRKTEDSKSAAFKPWLTPKFYPSGEVLSGIRAISQVNTIEGTFLNFNLWYGLEEFLNATEPSKLNNLLTASPVVYDLLLKSLIGIELIDLDLARQFFPAEVDNKFFLTIEQKYNSLMNTINKLNLKLPIQVVSELSSKKDYANPIKHFISFACKHLVYKSVNYHPKTIRELFPSDLTEEKYLELITNLFGAAYCGFTEYRTPPYSLLDVSFTFLLQSNNLQKGKDKS, encoded by the coding sequence ATGAGTACTAATAAATACAATCTTAAAAACTTATTGTTTTCTACACTTCAAAAAGTAATCAGCACATATTACCCAACCTTGCTTAAGCTCGAAGAAGAGTTTAATTGCTCAAAAGATAAAGATACCTTCTTTCTTAAGAATACGACAAATACGGAAGCAATAATATGCTTACAACAATTTATTCAATACACGACAATTAAACTGCTGTTAAATAACCTAATTAATAACCTGGAGTTTGTTGCAGAGTATAAAAAAAAATATGATAATTTCATCATAAATAAAGATAATATTGATAGTACTACATTATTAAAAAAGCTAACCGGTATAACCTTTGATCCGGTGCTGACTGCACATCCGACTGAGCCGCTTTCTCATGAAATGTTATATAAAGTCTCTAAACTGCATATTTACCTGGAAGAAAATTCGGCTTCTTTTGATGATAAGTTTGTGGCTGCTCTTTTGCTGGAGCTGATACAAACTCCGCTCACACCGAAATGCAAGCTTTCAGTTGAAGATGAAGTGAAAGATAATTTAGAGTATTTTTATAAGTTATATCAAGCCCTGCCTATACTTATTAATAGAATAGTTGAGACATTTTCAAGTAGTGACATAAAAACAATTAAAAAACATAATTTCATGAGACCGAGAAGCTGGACGGGCGGAGATGCCGACGGTAATCCGAATATTACCGCTCTCACTATGATAAACGCAGTTGAAGCACAATCAAAGGCAGTTATTGCTTGGCATATAAAGGTATTAAATCAATTAATCCTAAAAGATATTCCTGACTTCGGATTATATAAAAATATCATGCAGCTAAGGCTGCTTTTAGTGCAATATCACGGCGATATTAAAAATATAGAAGAAAACTATAAAAGCTTTATAGCATTCTTTAATAATATTATGCTTAAAAATGAAGCGGCTCTGAAGCAATATCCTAATATCAGAACAATGTTGGAAAACTTTAGCATGCAGCTGACTACTTTCGGTTTCCACCTTGCTTTAATAGATGTAAGACAAAATGCTAGAGTTTACGATGAGGTTTACCTGCAAATTTCTAAGTTTTTTAAAAAACCTATAACCTATACGGATATTATTCAAGATAGCTCACTCAAAGAAACTTTATTTAAAGCCTTTAAAGAAAATAAGTTTCTGAAGGATTACCCGTTAATTCAAACTGAATTCCTAAGAATTGAGGCGATTGCTAAATTTCCGCGTATCTTTTCTAACTTAATCATATCTGATACCCAAAATATATCAGATATATTAAACCCGGCTGCACTATGCAGAATATTTAAAGTGAACCCGACCATAGTTCCTCTATTTGAAACTATAGAGGCTATAACTAATGCACGCTCTATCATGCAAGCTTGTTTAAACAACAGCCATTATCAAGACATACAGGGAAATAAGCCGATAAAGATAATGCTGGGATATAGTGATTCGGAAAAAGAAGCAGGGATTTTTATCCTTCCGTTAATTGAAAAAGTTACCACGGATATTAAAAAGCATTTTGAAAAACAAAACTTGGAACTTTCTATATTTCATGGCAACGGGCTTGATTTATCCAGAGGCGGGCCAACTATTTTTGAAAGCGAGCAAACCATTCAGGGTAATCAAAAACGTTACTTATTTAATACGGTAGATAACACCTTAATATATTTCTTCCATACACTAAATTTTAAATTACACAAAATTGAAGATACTTTTCTTCCTGAGGTCACTAAATTAGCCGAATCTTCGGTTATTTCCTTTAAGGATCTTTTTAAAGAAGGAGATAATTTAAGCTCACTTGAAAATTATTTATCTTCGGCTTCACCTTATTGGTTGTTTGTTAAAACTAACAATTTCAGTTCCAGACCTAGCTCCAGAAAAACTGAGGATAGTAAAAGTGCGGCTTTCAAGCCATGGCTCACCCCAAAGTTTTATCCGAGCGGGGAAGTATTATCAGGAATTAGAGCGATTTCTCAAGTGAACACCATTGAAGGAACATTTTTAAACTTTAATTTATGGTATGGTTTAGAGGAATTTTTAAATGCAACCGAGCCGAGTAAACTTAATAACTTATTAACCGCTTCACCGGTAGTTTATGACTTATTATTAAAATCACTAATCGGAATAGAACTTATCGATTTAGATTTAGCTAGGCAGTTTTTTCCTGCTGAGGTTGATAATAAATTCTTCTTAACAATTGAGCAGAAATATAATTCTTTAATGAATACTATAAATAAATTGAATTTAAAACTACCCATCCAAGTAGTGAGTGAGTTATCATCTAAAAAAGATTATGCAAACCCAATTAAGCATTTCATCAGCTTTGCCTGTAAGCATTTAGTATATAAATCCGTAAACTATCATCCAAAAACAATTAGGGAACTTTTTCCTTCCGATTTAACCGAAGAAAAATACCTGGAACTTATTACTAACCTTTTCGGCGCGGCATATTGCGGGTTTACCGAATATCGCACCCCTCCCTATTCTTTACTTGATGTTAGTTTTACTTTTCTTTTGCAAAGCAACAACCTGCAAAAAGGTAAAGACAAAAGTTAA
- a CDS encoding PHA/PHB synthase family protein, with the protein MNTNYDSHKLSENLIHAFMAYQNAFSEMAANMADKMKAVEPDPFNLSDATRKAMQEIYVHPEKMFEHSLELYKDYLKLMTNVAQKAAGKEIEPEFKAEGKDNRFIDEAWENNPFFNFIKQAYYLNSAWVKDVMKECHNLDKKEIHKLDFFIKQFIDAMAPTNFPHLNPQVIKETLETNGENIAKGAENFLKDAIRSKGNFSIATTDFKAFKVGENLAITEGKVVYQNDLMQLIQYAPTTDKVKKVPLIMMPAWINKYYILDLKPQNSFVKWIVDKGYTVFMISWNNPDENFKSKNFEDYMKEGPLAALKVVQEITEEKEVNFLGYCLGGTLLACTLAYLKSKKVNNIKSATFLTTLIDFEECGDLGVFIDEEQLSMLENRMDKRGYLDGSEMAQTFSMLRANDMIWSFYVNNYLLGKEPFPFDILYWNADPTRLPSEMHSFYLRNMYQDNALIKPNGISLCGQGIDLSKIDLPTYVLSTREDHIAPWKATYKATSTYKGDVRFVLSASGHVAGVVNHPSKNKYNHWVNEKYDANPDTWFNNAKEVAGSWWLDWDKWLEPKSGELVEPRKINAKAAIEAAPGSYVKKQIV; encoded by the coding sequence ATGAATACCAACTACGATTCTCATAAACTATCCGAGAATTTAATACATGCATTCATGGCTTACCAAAATGCTTTTAGTGAAATGGCGGCAAATATGGCCGATAAAATGAAAGCTGTGGAGCCGGATCCATTTAATTTATCCGATGCAACACGCAAGGCTATGCAAGAGATATATGTTCATCCGGAAAAGATGTTTGAACATAGCTTGGAGCTATATAAAGATTACTTAAAGCTTATGACTAATGTAGCGCAGAAGGCTGCGGGTAAAGAGATCGAACCTGAGTTTAAGGCCGAAGGTAAAGATAATCGGTTCATCGATGAAGCATGGGAGAATAACCCGTTCTTTAACTTTATTAAGCAAGCTTATTACCTGAATTCCGCTTGGGTAAAAGATGTAATGAAAGAATGCCACAATCTTGATAAAAAAGAAATTCATAAACTTGATTTTTTCATTAAGCAATTTATTGATGCAATGGCACCGACTAACTTTCCTCACCTTAATCCGCAGGTGATTAAAGAAACTTTGGAAACAAACGGGGAAAATATTGCCAAGGGAGCTGAAAATTTCTTAAAAGATGCGATAAGAAGCAAAGGTAATTTTTCAATTGCTACCACTGATTTTAAAGCTTTTAAAGTAGGTGAAAACTTAGCGATTACCGAAGGAAAGGTGGTATATCAAAATGACTTGATGCAGCTGATTCAATATGCACCAACAACTGATAAGGTAAAAAAAGTTCCTTTAATCATGATGCCTGCATGGATTAATAAATATTATATTCTGGATCTTAAGCCGCAAAATTCTTTTGTAAAATGGATTGTAGATAAGGGCTATACCGTATTTATGATTTCTTGGAATAACCCGGATGAAAACTTCAAAAGTAAGAATTTTGAAGATTACATGAAAGAAGGCCCACTTGCTGCGCTTAAAGTTGTGCAGGAAATAACCGAAGAAAAAGAAGTAAATTTCTTAGGCTATTGTCTAGGGGGTACATTACTTGCCTGTACTTTAGCTTACCTAAAAAGTAAGAAAGTTAATAATATTAAGTCTGCAACCTTTTTAACTACGCTGATTGATTTTGAGGAATGTGGTGATTTAGGCGTATTCATTGATGAAGAGCAACTTTCCATGCTTGAAAACAGGATGGATAAGAGAGGTTACCTTGACGGTTCCGAAATGGCGCAAACTTTCAGTATGCTAAGAGCTAATGACATGATTTGGTCGTTTTATGTAAATAACTACTTGCTTGGAAAAGAACCGTTTCCGTTTGATATTTTATACTGGAATGCCGATCCGACCAGGCTTCCATCTGAAATGCATTCATTCTATTTAAGAAATATGTATCAAGATAATGCACTAATAAAGCCAAACGGTATATCACTCTGCGGCCAAGGTATTGATTTAAGCAAAATTGATCTGCCTACCTATGTGCTTTCAACTCGTGAAGATCATATCGCACCATGGAAGGCTACCTATAAAGCAACTTCAACCTATAAAGGTGATGTAAGATTTGTGCTCAGTGCATCAGGACATGTGGCGGGAGTTGTCAATCATCCGAGCAAAAATAAATATAATCACTGGGTGAATGAAAAGTATGATGCAAACCCTGATACTTGGTTTAATAATGCTAAGGAAGTGGCGGGTTCTTGGTGGCTTGATTGGGACAAATGGCTGGAGCCTAAATCGGGAGAATTAGTTGAACCCCGTAAAATTAATGCTAAAGCTGCTATTGAGGCTGCTCCCGGTTCCTATGTTAAAAAACAGATTGTTTAG
- a CDS encoding DUF805 domain-containing protein has product MIFFNIPSRINRIRYFARTGLNLLIVIAVFFSLIAIMYGLSIIFPGVIKKFKDANSYVALAAFGIPCCIGFINMIILRIKRLHDLNSKGGWVLLSFIPGVQAFFELALFLTDGTKGDNKFGARPDKATKTEYIIAVIPLFIILLFILYVIGKYTYYRYIA; this is encoded by the coding sequence ATTATTTTTTTTAATATTCCTTCAAGGATAAATAGAATTAGATATTTTGCTAGAACCGGGTTAAATTTATTGATTGTAATCGCTGTATTTTTCAGTTTAATAGCCATCATGTACGGTTTAAGTATTATCTTTCCTGGTGTTATAAAAAAATTTAAAGATGCTAATTCATATGTTGCTTTAGCTGCTTTTGGTATCCCTTGTTGTATTGGGTTTATTAATATGATTATATTAAGAATAAAAAGGCTACATGATTTAAATTCTAAAGGTGGGTGGGTATTACTGTCTTTTATCCCCGGTGTACAAGCTTTCTTTGAACTAGCACTTTTTTTAACCGACGGGACTAAGGGGGATAATAAATTTGGTGCACGTCCTGATAAAGCTACAAAAACGGAATATATTATCGCTGTAATACCGTTATTTATTATACTTTTATTTATATTATATGTTATAGGGAAGTATACATATTATAGATACATAGCTTAA
- a CDS encoding RelA/SpoT family protein codes for MEPIVLQEKEKLIKRIAESKSKAKVAKIEAAFNMAYEAHKPQFRASGEPYILHPLAVADILLDLNIDTASIITALLHDTVEDTHVTIEDIEKTFGKEVAKLVDGVTKLNKIENQPENVKQAENFRKLLLAISKDIRVLLVKLADRVHNMRTLSYMGSDDKRLRIAHETMEIYAPLAERIGIHKFKNELQDLAFAELHPDMRKSILSRLTFLRKEGCSLVDTIVNEITGILAQSGIKAEVHGREKTSCSIWRKMERKNVTFEQLSDIIAFRILIDNIEDCYHALGVMHSKYHVIPGTFKDYISTPKANGYQSLHTVVMGPERRCIEIQIRTYEMHEVAELGFAAHWSYKQNNPYGHEGTQFRWVRELLDILENASSPEEFMENTKLEMYYDQVFCFTPKGDLIALPKGATPIDFAFAVHSNVGLSCIGARVNGRIVPLKTELENGDQVDILRSKVPMPSPTWEKIVITGKARAEIRKFIRSKQREEYINLGRAILTKTFEQAGKEYKEKDLEPICEQFQCKTIEDILVSVGDGILNRLEVLRAIHPEEKPARKSLNPLSLLRFKPKKEEASQSLPIKGLIPGMAVHFAGCCHPLPGDRIVGIVNTGKGITIHTLDCEMLENFSSIPERWIDVGWEGTGDEAYVGRIKVVVANETGGLAAVTSCIAAQDVNITNIKVVGRSLDFFELLIDIEIKGTQQLVGLITAVRALNCVHSVDRAKS; via the coding sequence ATGGAACCGATTGTTTTACAGGAAAAAGAAAAATTAATTAAGCGGATCGCAGAATCCAAATCTAAAGCAAAGGTAGCTAAAATCGAGGCTGCATTTAATATGGCTTATGAAGCACATAAGCCACAGTTTCGCGCTTCCGGTGAGCCTTATATTCTTCATCCGCTTGCAGTTGCTGATATTTTACTGGATTTAAACATCGACACCGCCTCAATTATAACCGCTCTACTGCATGATACCGTAGAAGATACTCATGTAACCATTGAAGACATTGAAAAAACCTTTGGCAAGGAAGTAGCTAAGCTAGTCGACGGAGTAACTAAATTAAACAAAATTGAAAACCAACCGGAAAATGTTAAGCAGGCTGAAAATTTCAGAAAATTATTACTGGCAATTTCTAAGGACATTAGGGTTCTTCTTGTAAAGCTTGCCGATAGAGTGCATAATATGCGCACTCTAAGCTATATGGGCAGTGATGATAAAAGGCTTAGAATCGCTCATGAAACTATGGAGATTTATGCACCACTTGCTGAAAGAATCGGTATCCATAAATTTAAAAATGAATTACAGGATTTAGCTTTCGCCGAGCTGCATCCGGATATGAGGAAATCTATCCTAAGCAGACTGACTTTCCTCAGAAAAGAAGGATGCTCTCTGGTAGATACTATTGTTAACGAAATTACCGGTATACTTGCTCAATCGGGAATAAAAGCAGAGGTACACGGTAGAGAAAAAACTTCCTGCTCTATTTGGCGTAAGATGGAACGCAAGAATGTTACTTTTGAACAATTATCCGATATTATTGCCTTCAGAATTTTAATTGATAATATTGAGGATTGTTACCATGCACTTGGGGTAATGCACTCCAAATACCATGTTATACCGGGAACTTTTAAAGATTATATAAGTACACCGAAAGCTAACGGCTACCAATCCCTGCATACGGTCGTAATGGGTCCGGAGCGCAGATGCATTGAAATTCAGATCAGAACTTATGAGATGCATGAAGTTGCCGAACTTGGTTTTGCAGCTCACTGGTCTTATAAACAAAATAATCCTTACGGCCATGAAGGCACCCAGTTCAGATGGGTACGAGAACTCCTGGATATTTTAGAAAATGCCTCCTCTCCCGAAGAGTTTATGGAGAATACTAAGCTTGAGATGTATTATGATCAGGTGTTCTGCTTCACTCCCAAAGGTGATTTAATTGCACTGCCTAAAGGCGCCACCCCGATTGATTTTGCTTTTGCCGTTCACTCTAATGTAGGCTTAAGCTGTATCGGAGCCAGGGTTAACGGTAGGATAGTACCGCTTAAAACCGAGCTTGAAAACGGTGATCAAGTCGATATCTTACGCTCTAAAGTGCCGATGCCTTCTCCAACCTGGGAGAAAATCGTTATAACAGGCAAAGCAAGAGCGGAAATCAGAAAATTCATTCGCTCTAAACAGAGGGAAGAATATATTAATCTCGGTCGGGCTATTTTAACTAAAACTTTTGAGCAAGCCGGAAAAGAATATAAAGAGAAAGATCTTGAACCGATTTGCGAACAGTTCCAATGCAAAACTATTGAAGATATTTTAGTTTCGGTGGGAGACGGTATATTAAACAGGCTTGAAGTGTTGAGGGCGATTCATCCGGAAGAAAAACCTGCACGTAAATCTTTAAATCCTCTTTCTCTACTACGCTTTAAACCTAAAAAAGAAGAGGCAAGCCAATCTTTGCCTATAAAAGGCTTGATTCCCGGCATGGCAGTGCACTTTGCAGGTTGTTGCCATCCGCTCCCGGGCGATAGAATCGTCGGGATCGTAAACACAGGGAAAGGAATTACTATTCATACGCTGGATTGTGAGATGCTGGAGAACTTCTCAAGCATACCGGAAAGGTGGATAGATGTAGGCTGGGAAGGTACTGGAGATGAAGCTTATGTCGGAAGAATTAAGGTAGTAGTGGCTAATGAAACCGGAGGGCTGGCAGCGGTCACGAGCTGTATCGCCGCACAGGATGTTAATATTACCAATATAAAAGTAGTCGGTCGTTCACTGGATTTTTTTGAATTACTGATTGATATTGAGATTAAAGGTACACAGCAACTTGTCGGTTTAATCACAGCGGTAAGGGCACTTAATTGCGTCCATTCGGTGGATAGAGCGAAGAGTTAA
- the thyX gene encoding FAD-dependent thymidylate synthase, translating into MSLSQLQLDEIREAKQFKKQTSRATVDALEEILFEPIKVLDHGFVRVIDYMGDDSAIVQAARVSYGKGTKKINEDKGLINYLMRHWHTTPFEMCEIKLHVKLPIFIARQWIRHRTANVNEYSARYSILDKEFYIPAPENLAMQSHTNRQGRGGVLEGEEAARVLEILKNDSEQSYKHYMEMLNLNEETNEVLDPSRAGLTRELARMNLPVNYYTQWYWKVDLNNLLHFLRLRADAHAQFEIREYANAIISILEKWLPLTFEAFKNYRLNSASISEQGMGVVKRMLAGEKVTQELSGMSKREWDELMMVLEK; encoded by the coding sequence ATGAGTTTAAGTCAACTTCAATTAGATGAAATTAGAGAAGCAAAGCAATTTAAGAAACAAACCTCAAGAGCAACCGTAGATGCACTTGAAGAAATACTTTTTGAACCGATCAAGGTTTTGGATCACGGCTTTGTAAGAGTAATAGATTACATGGGTGATGATTCTGCAATCGTCCAAGCGGCAAGGGTTTCATACGGTAAGGGTACTAAGAAAATTAATGAGGATAAAGGGCTTATTAATTACTTAATGCGCCACTGGCATACCACCCCGTTCGAGATGTGTGAAATAAAGTTGCATGTAAAACTTCCTATATTTATTGCAAGACAATGGATAAGGCATAGAACTGCAAATGTTAATGAATATTCCGCTCGTTATTCTATTTTGGATAAAGAATTCTATATCCCGGCACCGGAAAATTTAGCCATGCAATCACATACTAACAGGCAGGGTAGGGGAGGAGTTTTAGAGGGCGAGGAAGCAGCCAGAGTACTAGAAATTTTAAAAAATGATTCCGAACAAAGCTATAAGCATTATATGGAAATGCTTAACCTTAACGAGGAGACTAACGAAGTATTAGATCCGAGCCGTGCAGGGCTTACTCGTGAACTTGCCAGGATGAATTTGCCGGTGAATTATTATACTCAATGGTATTGGAAGGTGGATCTGAATAATCTTCTTCACTTTTTAAGGCTTAGAGCGGATGCGCATGCTCAATTTGAGATTAGAGAATATGCTAATGCTATTATTTCAATCTTAGAAAAATGGCTACCGCTGACTTTTGAAGCATTTAAAAATTATCGTTTGAATTCAGCCTCGATTTCCGAGCAGGGCATGGGTGTGGTAAAAAGAATGCTTGCCGGCGAAAAGGTAACTCAAGAGTTAAGCGGTATGTCTAAGCGTGAATGGGATGAGCTTATGATGGTACTTGAAAAGTAA
- a CDS encoding ArnT family glycosyltransferase, with translation MKTSTNKLLYFIAFILLLVGSIRIILTYDKLTISPDELVHVATGLELIENGTYYLEALHPPLARLSVAILPYLGGASLSEEFYTKYSHPFNENSGYKQSFEGRNLGGQQIFFAKSHDNYKKMVFLSRLGILPYFLLCGLVIFIYVKNHIGSYAALYSILFYTTLPIILANSGLATTDMPMCALLVCTIFSLLNWLESASFKNTLLLGFSFALLVVAKFSGAIFFLMVAAPVILAKDYATGKVSRGFNGARVTSIILISIITFITIWYTYNFELATLSYPYFLTPEKVSALKAVLSDLGLSENLVNKLFTVKILPFPEFFHGLSDLSDRIAYVYAGYIFGKVLLFQGVWYFFPAAALFKTPLLVLALGLLGCCLLIKIFISQKNWKVVVPVIVIFTLLLASTTFNMNIGLRHLLPIFPFLCITAGYSLDFLLNRGSLFIKGVTILLLTAYLVTTALSHPFYVAYFNFMAQDRGEEILIDSDFDIGQELEYALTFPEVHNNIDSLKLYYSGLADPGFFGFKEYVLYQIELHHKNFNINFGNSRYLLISIPLLKLLPKEKKLHIAKCKGARRIGQTFMLYDFNSCI, from the coding sequence ATGAAAACCTCAACCAATAAACTTTTGTATTTTATAGCTTTTATTCTTCTTTTAGTAGGAAGCATAAGGATTATATTAACATATGATAAGCTTACTATTTCTCCTGATGAATTAGTGCATGTTGCAACCGGTTTAGAACTGATTGAGAACGGAACTTATTATTTAGAAGCTCTGCATCCACCGCTGGCAAGGTTATCGGTTGCAATTCTTCCTTATCTGGGAGGAGCAAGTTTGAGTGAAGAATTTTATACTAAGTATTCCCATCCCTTCAATGAAAATAGCGGTTATAAGCAGAGCTTTGAAGGAAGGAACCTTGGCGGTCAGCAGATATTTTTTGCTAAGAGCCATGATAACTATAAGAAAATGGTGTTTTTAAGCCGCTTAGGCATACTGCCTTATTTTCTTCTCTGCGGATTAGTCATATTTATATATGTTAAAAATCATATAGGTAGCTATGCTGCATTATACTCAATTTTGTTTTATACCACACTTCCGATAATACTTGCAAATAGCGGGCTTGCCACTACCGATATGCCGATGTGTGCATTATTAGTCTGCACGATTTTTTCCTTACTGAATTGGTTAGAGAGTGCTTCATTTAAAAATACTTTATTGCTTGGCTTTTCTTTTGCGCTACTTGTGGTAGCAAAATTTTCGGGTGCTATTTTTTTTCTAATGGTTGCCGCACCCGTCATACTTGCTAAAGACTATGCAACCGGCAAAGTTTCAAGAGGGTTTAACGGAGCAAGAGTTACATCAATTATATTAATCAGCATAATTACTTTCATTACAATTTGGTATACTTATAATTTTGAGCTTGCAACTTTATCTTATCCTTATTTTTTAACTCCTGAAAAAGTAAGCGCCTTAAAAGCCGTCTTATCGGATCTAGGATTAAGCGAAAACTTGGTCAATAAATTATTTACCGTAAAAATTTTACCGTTTCCTGAATTTTTTCATGGCTTATCAGATTTAAGTGACCGTATCGCTTATGTCTATGCCGGGTATATTTTCGGTAAAGTTTTACTATTTCAAGGAGTTTGGTATTTCTTCCCTGCTGCGGCTTTATTTAAGACTCCCCTACTTGTTTTAGCTTTAGGGCTATTGGGCTGCTGCTTATTAATAAAAATATTTATCAGCCAAAAAAATTGGAAAGTAGTAGTCCCGGTTATCGTGATATTTACGCTGCTTTTAGCAAGCACAACTTTCAACATGAATATAGGACTTAGGCATTTATTACCGATTTTCCCGTTTCTTTGTATTACGGCAGGCTACTCACTGGACTTTTTACTAAATAGGGGATCACTATTTATAAAAGGAGTAACTATTCTTTTACTTACAGCCTACTTAGTTACCACAGCTCTATCCCACCCGTTTTATGTAGCTTATTTTAATTTTATGGCTCAGGATAGGGGAGAAGAAATTTTAATTGATAGTGATTTTGATATAGGTCAAGAGCTGGAATATGCACTTACCTTTCCTGAGGTTCATAATAATATTGATAGCTTAAAACTTTACTACTCAGGCCTTGCTGATCCCGGGTTCTTTGGTTTCAAAGAATATGTACTTTATCAGATAGAACTGCACCATAAAAACTTTAATATAAATTTCGGCAACTCAAGGTACTTATTAATTAGTATCCCGTTACTTAAACTACTGCCTAAGGAAAAGAAGTTACATATAGCAAAATGCAAAGGTGCCCGAAGAATCGGGCAGACTTTCATGCTTTATGATTTTAACAGTTGTATTTAA